The Anas acuta chromosome 1, bAnaAcu1.1, whole genome shotgun sequence genome segment TGAACCACCATCAAGGGTGGAAAAACGGCAATTCTTTCCTAATAATTATGTGAGTAAAAGGCAGATAGAGACCAGAAAAAGCCTGAAGTTTTGAGAGTCAATATTGCATAATAAACAGGAGTGAATAAACTAAAGCAAAATCAAATTTAACTCAACAAGATAAGTTTTGCTCACCAAGTTATGAAGCAtagtttctttgattttatattCCCattagaatattaaaaattactggaaaactcagcttttaaatttttactATCTTATTGCGCATAATCCATTTACTTTCAAGCTCTGGGGAACTTCAGACAATCAAATTCTAAGGGTTGCCCAAGCAAAATATCAACTATGTTGCACTTATTCCCACTTTTTCACACTCATTCAATGTATTTATCTACACTACATCAACAGAAACACATATTTAATAGATAACACATAATAAGtaatagaaacacagaatcacagaagagaCAACTAGtataatttcttctctttggtATGTAACCATCATAACTTGCAGGATTTATAAGAAAAGTGATGAGTAAGACAGAGAAGttgtgcaaaaacaaacaaatcaaccAACGCTTTTCCCTGAGAAAATGGGAGTCTCATTTttactataaatatttattgcacatttttaaacagttagTCTACGGGATGTAGCTCTGCTGACACCTATTGATCATCATCAGTGACCACAAATCTACACACAGAGAAACTACTTTACAGAAAAGTGAGTGCAACACGctaattggggaaaaaaatatagagttCTTTCTGATCATAACTCATCATAACTGTTTTAGTTATTCTGCAGTGTTTATCACCTCAATTATGATTACATATTTCACCCATATGActgaaaaaatctttcagagcATATCTGAATAATTCTCAAGGAAATTCCAAATATGTTCTATTAAATAATCATATTATTGCTTAGAAATAatggtaaatgaaaaaaaaaaaatcaataggcTAGTTACAACATAATTAGTCACACTCACTTACCTTCCTTACTTACAAAGGCACATCCAGAATCCCGGTACCAAAGCACCAGGTCAATCTTGAAAATCTTAtagattattaaaataataaatgttaaaaGCAACAAAGAGAGAAGCCCTCCAATCAGCCATGTTCGTGTATCAGGAACTGCACaaaatataataacaataaaaagaaaatgttgaatttgTCCAAATCTGATCTTTCACACAAACGTAATACAAATTTGAATTTCGTATGTTTCACTTCCacctattattttaataatgataAATATATAACTAGAGTGACTCCTCCCATATGCATGGGGGCCATGCATAAATACACAAAGAGTAATTCTTGTGCATTCTATTGATGCTACATATGAGCTTTTGGTGTCAAAACCCCTTCTGGGAAAGTCAAGTGAAACAAAGGCCACAAAAAATAGCAGTAGTCCTTACCTCTGTGTTTTAATATAATATAGGATGCAACCTGCCCAAAGGCATTTGAAGCTTGACAGACAAATGGTTGTTCATAATCTTCACTATTCACTTCTGAAATTATGAGCTTCACAGAATAGATAGGGCGTCCATCATAAGAAGTTTCCTCCCTATGCAAAAGATGACAAACTGAGCCATAAAAACACAGTCCTTTCTGTAATGGCTTCCTCACTAATAGCTGAAACGTGACAATGGTCACTTCTATCTGCAAATGTCAACTGAACTGCAGTAACAGCAGATGAGTAACTGCATTACATGAGGGACACCCAAACAGCAGCTGGGCCTCTTACTGAGGTTTAGCATAGACATCAGAAAACATGAGCCAATCCTATCAGGAGCTGTTTCCCCCAAAAATATGATATATATAGACTACAGTACAAACATATATCTTACAAACATAAACCCCCCTCTTGTTACAGGGGGTTCTCAGCCCCTGTGGAGAGCCCCAGTGCTTGCCTGAAGAGAAAATTGCACAACGTGAAATGACTTAACAAGTGGCCCCAGTACAAGGACATCATCTTCTGGTGAGCAGCTCTGGGACAGGGAAGACACTGAAGTTGTCAACCAAAGCAGACAACACTAACTCATGATGCATTCCATCTGCAGGAAATAGGATCTACACTGCTGCTTCATCCCAAGAATCAGAATAGTCTCTGAACAGCTATAACATCAGGCTGCACCATTACAACATGTAATGTTGTAACAACAAGTTATTCTCATTGCATaagggcacacacacacacaaaaaaaaataatactaaactAAAGCTGCACATTCAATTAGTTGTGTTCTGTTATGTGTGACTGATGTTCAAACTAAGTAACTTTTTAACAATCAGCAAAATAATGGATATTACTACCTCATTAACAGTaaatctgaaatgcaaaattaacTAACCAGCCTACTTAGCAAGTAACTTTTCGTCCTTTAAAACATACTTTAATTAccatttcaaatgcaaaataataaaaaaaaggcttgaaatAAATCATAGAAAGCACATACAGGACCACACAGATCAGTATATGACCAATAGGTTATAGCAGTTTGAACACTGTAAGGAGTAAATGAATCAACATCATTAATACAAATGACAAGATGCAGAGAATATTATGCTTGCAAATATAACAAGACAACCATTTAAGTGttaggaaatataaaaaataacatcactTTTATGATATCAGCTCAATGACCGTATTATGGTCAAATTGTTTATGATATCACAATTGTTTATGACATTACAAGATATGACTTCTGTGTAGGGTTTTCTCTAGGTGAGCACTAAAAGAATTCAGCATTTATTTCCCCCTTTGTTTTACAATGAGGACTTAATAATTTCTCAGAACCATATTCTTACCTTGAAGATATCATTCTCATTTCTTCACCAGTTTCTACCTCACAGATGGTGCTTGAGAATGTATAAAAGCAATCACATTTATTCTTCATAGCACCACCGTGAGATGAGGGCTGACAAAAAAGCTAGCTTTCAGTTCCTTAGTTCCCAACCAATCATATCTATGAAACTTCTTCagatttccttctgcttcactTTTAGTTGCCTTTCCAAGTCAGGTCtacttttttccctcctaacTCCACTTCCCTCTTTTCATCCTCACCTTATCTCACAATTGCTTCACTCAGTCCAAATCTCAGTCTTCCTCCCAGACCCCAACCCATCATTGGAAAtctgtcttccttttctcctctcacTCCACTAAGCTTCAGTGCACATCCTTAACAAAATCTTCCATTAGCTCTCTACCTGATCTCAGTTACACTTCTCTAACTCAAGACTGTTAAAACTAGAAGTCTCAATTTCTCCTGTAAAGCACAGGTTGTCCTTCTTGTAACCTTTAAGAGATGGGAAGGACAAGGAGAACACCGGAGAGACAGTCTGAAGATCATGTGGCAGGACATGCTGGACCCCACTGAAAGAGATCTCGGTCCTCTGGGCCAGAACTTGCTCAATAGAAAATGCATTATAGTTGTGAGACTGTAAGCCTCTGTAGGACACCTTTTCCCAAGGTCAGAAATTGAGACAGATTTTTATAATGACTAGAAATAGCATAATTCACACAAAATCCATGCACCTACTACATTTCAAGTTTCCACATCAAACTGAAAGTGAATGGAGGAGGCAAGCATTTCATGTAAGAGTGAGAAAGTTCCGCTTTGGTTGCCAACCCAGTATTTTCTGATCTGAAAATATACTTACTCATAAGGCCTTGCAAAAATTCTGCTCATATAAAATACATCAATATACACACCGTTGCCTGTCCAAAACACTTCATACCCATCAGCACCTGTTGTATTGCAATCCACTGTAACCTGTGAGCCTATAAAATTGTGTTACAAAGtgaaaagttaattttcatACTCTAAAAGCTATACAGTTCTGTTCACAGACTCCCATATAGACCAGCTAAGGAAGGCCCCTCATCCTTTCAGAAAAGCTCCTCTAATAGTGCCTATACATTCAGTGATGTGCTGTTTCAAAAAGAGACTGGTAGGATGGAAGAGACCAAATCAGGAAGATATCTCCCTTTGTGGTATCACTTTCCCTGCAGATTCAAAGATGGATTTCTTTTCAGAACCTCTTTCAGAATGATGGAAAGCAATGGATGTGACAGAGATTCACTTGGTTTCCCTATAACTTTCTTTGCATCTGAGAAATTTCCCTACAGCTTTTCTATGGCTTTTTAAGCAATACCCCTCATCTctttccttcccacccccaaACACTTCTCCTGCAAGAGACTGCAGGATGTAAAGGAGAAACTGTTCTGGTCACTGAACTAGTTTTTgtctaaagaaaacaagtacACACTCTTCTTGGGCATGAATTTTCACTAGGatacaaaatcatattttttataGGGAAAATTACTTACCAAGTTCCACTTCAATGGAGTTGTTCCGTGGATAAGATATTTCTGGAGGCTTTTTTGGCGGGCTCACTAAGCAAAAGATAGAAAGTCCTTTTCAGAAAACCAGGGACAGATGCAGCCTGTTCTATGCTCTATAACCAAACAACAACCTAAAAACACCCTGTCCCATGGACAAGGTTGACAGCAATTTTACAACAGACATCACTCAATAGTCAGTGTCGTATCTAAGACAGTCATATTACTTATGACTTGAAGCTCAACTATTCTTCACTCCACCCTTTCCAAAATGTAGTGCTACTAATCTGATGTCATCATGGTGATGACAGACTCTCTGTTCCATGACATATAAATCGTGTAATATTGCACACAGAGGTGCAGAGAAGGATATGGGTAAATACCTATATTATTACCACTTTACAGTCTGGCTAGCTTATCAGTCAGCAACTCACAGATACAAACTGGAGATAAATAATTTTAGACTGCAATTTACCTGTTTTAGACTTTCAATATTATAAAggtgaaattaaatttctgtacTCCATTAAAGGCCTTACAGTTCTGCCCTGAGCACTACCTAAAGGAAGTACAACACCAACCTTCCTGTTAGATGTTTACATTAGTACTAGGCATACAACACTCTGGAAAGTTTATTTCTCTGTACAAGTTAcaaagggagagtaatcaacAGAGTGGCAACAGTAGATTAACATATATAAATTCTTATGTAGcattaatttcccttttttagGTGCAAACTAAGAGTCCTATGTGTGTCTACCACAAATTGAATATTTTAACTGTCATTAGAAACCTGGACAAAGTTTTGTAGAGTCCTTGTTATAAACAAAAAGTGAATTTATCTACTCACCTGCTACAGTCAGAATAACATCTCGTGAAATGTTATATTGCTTTCCGTTGTAGATATATGTTGTTTTGCAAGTATAGTTTCCTTTATCTTGCATAGTCACATTGAAAATCACAAGATCACTATTTAAAAAGGCAAACCTTCTCCCTTTTAATAGCTGACAGTCCTAAACATGGGTAAAGAACTCACATCACTATCACATGATTTGTAACTCTTTAATGCAATCTGAGCTTTCATTGGACCACAACATAAGGATGGATTCCTTGTAGGGcctgaggaaggggaagggggctAAAATAGAAGCAAACCACACTTCATTTTGACTCTGGGTTTCTAATTCACAGATACACCCATTATTctcatattaatatatatatatatatatataaataaaagagagaaataaggaAGTGACATGGAGGGGTCAGGTTTTATAATAGTATTTGTTAATGAAGAATCACTCAATAATTagacttaatttttttcaagtacTCAAATATTCTCAGTATCTTATAGACTGCACAGGCATGAGGCAGTAACGCTGGAGAAGGCAATATGTTCTTAATAGAAAGAGCCGTAAAATAATTGTAAACAATacaaaatgacatttatttgaTGGAGCAATACTGAACACACAATGGATATGCTTTGGCTCACAAAGCACATACTGTTTCCACGCAAATGAAATGAATGACAGTGTTTCACTAGCATGTTAAAAGATGCCACCTAGTGGATATATGGGTCAAAGCTACATTTAAACTGAATTTCTATCctattattcaaaaaaaatgtatataactTTAGAAGATGCCTTATTAGACATCTTATTAGACATTTAGAAGTCTTATTCCCCCTCCTCCAGttgttctaaaataatttttcctcacatttataataaatatgGAGTTTTTCTCCTACAATAAATAAACCTCAGttacttatattttaaataattgatataataattaaataatttatgtcAATAAAAAAGAGGGTATTGTTACCTTATACCAGCGAACaggcagaatatttttctcattcctgAAGTAATTCAAGTGTGGACACACAACCTTTGCAGATGATAAAGTAAATACCACCTCCTCTACAGCAAATTTTTCGTTTAAGCATGAACCATCAATCCTCTCAAAAACCGTTACTTTTGTAGACATTTTGCTGCAGTTTGTCAAATTCCTGCAACTAACATAACATAATTAAGTTAAGCTACTTGACATATTTTCCAACTCAAAAATGTATTGTATTCTttttggaagagaaagagaggacTACAATTTATAATTTCCcttatagatttatttttgcctactataaaataaataaataaataaataaataaataaaataaaaaagac includes the following:
- the LOC137855715 gene encoding interleukin-1 receptor type 1-like isoform X3; the encoded protein is MAGKREKFNCLSWHNVGNVTAKTLLSCKITTAFLSLLIAEKYEAYDVMFRHSLVPAGQPLAITCSLEKSLNVKSGDYNLTCCRNLTNCSKMSTKVTVFERIDGSCLNEKFAVEEVVFTLSSAKVVCPHLNYFRNEKNILPVRWYKDCQLLKGRRFAFLNSDLVIFNVTMQDKGNYTCKTTYIYNGKQYNISRDVILTVAVSPPKKPPEISYPRNNSIEVELGSQVTVDCNTTGADGYEVFWTGNGVYIDVFYMSRIFARPYEEETSYDGRPIYSVKLIISEVNSEDYEQPFVCQASNAFGQVASYIILKHRVPDTRTWLIGGLLSLLLLTFIILIIYKIFKIDLVLWYRDSGCAFVSKEDGKIYDAYVLYTKGSGGSSFYHLETFVLGILPSVLEQQCGYNLFILGRDDLPGEDVVSVADETLKQSRRLMIILASETPSCLLEDACEQQLAMYNALIRDGTQVILIEMDEILDYTSMPESVRYIKQKHGAIQWKGDFSEKYCSANTKFWKNVRYQMPSKKKMSHSEIYLLRQTLNSSTTKGN